Within the Hypericibacter adhaerens genome, the region ATCTGGGCCGGCTTCCATCAATGGAACTGGTCGCTGGGCCAGGCCGACAATTGGAGCTTCATCGGCCTGGACAATTATGTCCGGCTTCTCGGCAGCCCCGAGTTCTGGAACTCGATCAAGGTCACCGCCTATTTCGCCGTGGTCTCGGTCGCGGTCGAGCTGGTCGTCGGCCTCGGGATCGCGCTGCTCCTGCATCATAACGTCAGGGCCTCCTGGTTCTTCCGCTCCGCCGTCGTCTTTCCCCTGATGGTCTCGGATATCGTCGCGGCGGTGATCTTCTCGACCCTGCTCGACCCGACGCTGGGCACCTTCAACTATTTCCTGAGCCTCTTCGGCCTGCCCGGACCGAACTGGGTCGGCAATCCGAACCTCGTGATCCTGACGCTGGTGATGGTCGACACCTGGTGGCAGACCGGAAACATCATCCTGATCCTGCTGGCCGGCCTGACCAGCATTCCCCAGGACCGCATCGACATGGCCTCGATCGACGGCGCCAGCGGCTGGAAGATGCTGGTCCATATCACGCTGCCCGCGCTCAAGCCCTTCATCCTCGTGGCGCTGGTCTTCCGCACCATCGATGCGCTACGCGTCTTCGCGCTGGCCTGGGCGATCACCAAGGGCGGGCCGTCGCGGGCGACCGATGTCGCGCAGCTCTATATCTTCAAGCAGGGCATCGGCGGATTCTTCAACATGGGTTACGCCTCGGCGGCGGCGACCCTGTTCGCGATCATGGTAGGCCTGGTCTCGGGCGTCTATCTGCTCTTCATGCGGAAGGAGGCGCCATGACGGCGGCGATTCCCGCACGAGGGCGCCGGCAGGCTCGCGCGATGAGCCGCCGGAATCTCGGCCAGGTCGCGTCCTTCGCCGCCCTGGCGGTGATCTCCG harbors:
- a CDS encoding carbohydrate ABC transporter permease encodes the protein MKRRVPVTFILPSAVVLFAVAAFPVGFGIWAGFHQWNWSLGQADNWSFIGLDNYVRLLGSPEFWNSIKVTAYFAVVSVAVELVVGLGIALLLHHNVRASWFFRSAVVFPLMVSDIVAAVIFSTLLDPTLGTFNYFLSLFGLPGPNWVGNPNLVILTLVMVDTWWQTGNIILILLAGLTSIPQDRIDMASIDGASGWKMLVHITLPALKPFILVALVFRTIDALRVFALAWAITKGGPSRATDVAQLYIFKQGIGGFFNMGYASAAATLFAIMVGLVSGVYLLFMRKEAP